The following proteins are encoded in a genomic region of Thermococcus pacificus:
- a CDS encoding glycosyltransferase — MKIIALPAFRNRKINPYNSLLYENLIALGIRVEEFSVWKLVRGGYDIWHIHWPELVLNTPSYLMATLRAKAFLSLMGIARKRGIKIVWTVHNLRSHEGFHPKLEERFWERFLGMVDGHISLTSIGQEELFRTYPQLRRVPGFVIPHGHYRDVYPNNISRKQARALLGLPMDSRVILFIGQIRKYKNLPSLIRAFNSLPEKDVRLVIAGKPVDRELTNQLFKLVKSDSRIMFHPKFIPSEEIQVYLNSADLVVLPYSEILNSGSALLALSFDRPVLAPAKGSMIELRDSVGKEWVMLYTGELTGDTLSNALEWAILEKRPARAPLDRFSWDNIARETLKAYKKVLERE; from the coding sequence ATGAAAATCATTGCGCTCCCTGCCTTCCGAAATAGGAAAATAAACCCCTATAATTCATTATTATACGAAAATCTAATAGCACTTGGGATTAGAGTTGAAGAGTTTTCTGTCTGGAAGCTTGTTCGAGGTGGATACGATATATGGCACATTCATTGGCCGGAGCTAGTACTCAATACCCCCTCTTATTTAATGGCAACTCTTAGAGCCAAGGCCTTCCTTTCCCTTATGGGGATTGCACGAAAGCGAGGTATTAAAATAGTCTGGACAGTACATAATCTTAGATCTCATGAGGGGTTTCATCCGAAGCTTGAGGAAAGATTTTGGGAGCGCTTCTTAGGCATGGTGGACGGCCATATAAGTTTAACTTCCATAGGTCAAGAAGAGCTTTTTAGGACGTACCCACAGCTGAGACGTGTCCCTGGCTTTGTAATCCCACATGGCCACTATCGAGATGTGTATCCCAACAATATCTCCCGTAAACAAGCAAGGGCGCTCCTTGGACTTCCAATGGACTCTAGGGTTATCCTCTTTATTGGGCAGATTAGGAAGTACAAAAATCTGCCCTCGCTAATCAGGGCGTTCAATTCACTTCCTGAAAAAGACGTTAGACTTGTTATCGCAGGGAAACCCGTTGACAGGGAACTTACCAATCAGTTGTTCAAACTAGTAAAGAGTGATAGCAGGATAATGTTTCATCCGAAGTTCATACCTTCAGAGGAAATCCAGGTGTACCTTAACTCTGCTGATCTTGTAGTACTGCCTTACTCTGAAATCCTAAATTCTGGTTCGGCTCTGCTGGCACTTTCTTTTGACCGCCCTGTTCTTGCTCCCGCTAAGGGAAGTATGATTGAATTAAGAGATTCCGTGGGAAAAGAGTGGGTCATGCTGTATACGGGTGAGTTGACAGGCGATACCTTAAGCAATGCCCTTGAGTGGGCCATTTTAGAGAAGAGACCTGCTAGGGCCCCACTGGACAGGTTTAGCTGGGATAATATAGCTAGGGAAACCCTCAAAGCTTACAAAAAGGTTCTGGAGAGAGAATAA
- a CDS encoding alkaline phosphatase family protein → METGRIVILGIDGLEYNLVEEWNLEYIKQKAHSKTDLSDFEVIVTPPIWASMLTGRKIPEIEEPFIKRQKFIANKGNITKVKTPWYVKLGAKILPLSIRKRIGDAMTPDPFKETYDYLLKTRKYRTIFDYFEKTWTNGVPSYGRNVSTPEIKEAMYKAVKGNLKPLLEYAFRTYETDRKALFEALEGDYELIFWYTPFLDEISHFLIRKKLKLMNVYFDLNKLVKNVSEKLDEDDVLYIISDHGMEPIPGDPRGGDHSDHGFFSSNTGETIKKPQDLFELVVSKSRAYYP, encoded by the coding sequence ATGGAAACCGGAAGAATAGTGATCCTTGGCATAGATGGGCTGGAATATAACCTAGTTGAGGAATGGAACCTAGAATACATCAAGCAGAAAGCTCACTCCAAAACCGACCTCTCGGACTTCGAGGTCATAGTAACCCCCCCGATATGGGCGTCGATGCTGACAGGAAGGAAAATCCCAGAGATAGAGGAGCCCTTCATCAAGAGGCAGAAGTTCATCGCCAATAAGGGCAACATAACGAAGGTTAAAACCCCCTGGTATGTCAAACTCGGGGCAAAGATACTCCCCCTCTCGATAAGGAAGAGGATCGGCGATGCCATGACTCCTGACCCGTTTAAGGAGACTTACGACTATCTCCTCAAGACAAGGAAGTACAGAACCATATTCGACTACTTCGAGAAGACCTGGACGAACGGCGTTCCCTCCTACGGCAGAAACGTCTCAACCCCAGAAATTAAGGAAGCTATGTACAAGGCTGTTAAGGGCAATCTAAAGCCCCTCCTAGAGTACGCTTTTAGGACTTATGAGACGGACAGGAAGGCACTTTTTGAGGCGCTTGAGGGTGACTATGAACTGATATTCTGGTACACTCCCTTTCTCGACGAGATATCACACTTCCTGATACGGAAGAAGCTCAAGCTCATGAACGTCTATTTCGATCTCAACAAACTCGTGAAGAACGTCTCCGAAAAGCTCGACGAAGACGACGTGCTGTACATAATCTCGGACCACGGTATGGAACCTATTCCAGGGGACCCAAGGGGCGGCGACCACTCCGATCACGGGTTTTTCAGCAGTAATACTGGAGAAACTATAAAAAAACCCCAGGATCTCTTTGAGCTAGTTGTTAGTAAATCAAGAGCGTATTATCCATAA
- a CDS encoding sulfotransferase family protein: protein MRPLLLKTLAKFNMLVDIAASRIHNYSPKDTIAVFGSRRSGSTWLMEILESLPEYRSVFEPFHPRYYPEFGRIGFPYDPYVPLPGEYNRIREYLERSLSGKVYIQFPYRMGVIKRLKGSKLVVKFVRGNTILPWAARTFKIRGYYFIIRHPCATIASQLTTGYHSRITVEQLLNEVNKVPELSENKKLIMHLMGINSEIKRLAAIWAFENYIPLASEKPYPWYTVVYERLIREPEEEFRRVFRYIGEEVPEEAWKKMRKPSMVTRKSYGREYIGTPKQLLKWKDQLSERQVKDILEVVSWFGLDFYDERPEPDYDALARWRP, encoded by the coding sequence ATGAGGCCCCTGCTGCTTAAAACGCTGGCAAAGTTCAACATGCTCGTTGACATCGCCGCGTCGAGGATTCACAATTACTCTCCAAAGGATACTATCGCCGTTTTCGGCTCCCGCCGCTCCGGCTCCACGTGGCTTATGGAGATTTTGGAATCGCTCCCGGAGTACCGATCCGTTTTCGAGCCCTTTCATCCGAGGTATTACCCCGAGTTCGGCAGGATAGGTTTTCCCTATGACCCCTACGTTCCCCTTCCGGGTGAATACAACCGCATAAGGGAGTACCTGGAAAGAAGTCTCTCCGGAAAGGTTTACATTCAGTTCCCCTACAGGATGGGCGTCATCAAGAGGCTGAAGGGCTCAAAGCTTGTCGTCAAGTTCGTCAGGGGGAACACGATTCTACCCTGGGCGGCGAGAACCTTTAAGATAAGGGGCTATTACTTCATAATCCGCCATCCGTGTGCCACAATAGCCTCCCAGCTCACTACTGGGTATCACTCGAGGATAACGGTAGAGCAACTCCTGAATGAAGTCAACAAGGTTCCAGAGCTTTCGGAGAACAAGAAGCTTATCATGCATTTGATGGGAATTAACTCTGAAATAAAGCGTCTGGCAGCCATCTGGGCCTTTGAGAACTACATACCCCTCGCTTCCGAGAAGCCATACCCCTGGTACACGGTGGTCTATGAGAGACTGATAAGGGAGCCTGAGGAGGAGTTCAGGCGGGTCTTCCGTTACATCGGCGAGGAGGTTCCTGAGGAGGCCTGGAAGAAGATGAGGAAGCCTAGTATGGTGACGAGGAAGAGCTACGGAAGGGAGTACATTGGCACACCTAAGCAGCTTCTCAAGTGGAAGGATCAGCTGAGCGAGAGGCAGGTGAAGGATATACTCGAAGTTGTCTCCTGGTTCGGCCTGGACTTCTACGATGAGCGGCCTGAGCCGGATTACGACGCCCTTGCCCGATGGAGGCCATAG
- a CDS encoding flippase gives MSGLDETGKALQKVARGMGIVLVGTVISMFLTFLSRALIARYFDRYQYGSFTLTMTIMSIAMTVALLGLQSGLPREISLYLRERKEDVPALVSTGLTMAIIASVIMAMVTAYLSPYISPLLNDRYLSETLRLAAPALPFMVLTMLLVAISRGYGRVRENLYFRNLLPPLLFFLILITGILLGFGFTFVFIAYVISQFLSSGIATIGMIRLGLLPRRLHFSPRLAKELFLFSFPLMLTGILDYVMGWTDSLMLGYYFNPDIVGLYNGAAPIARLLPLFLNSMGFLYMPIATAFFTKGDIEGMDKLYRTTARWVFLLTFPVFMFVFVFPESAIGLFFGPKYVEAATALRILSAGFMFHVIMGLNGMSLIAIGEPRANLIGNIFAATANIVLNVLLIPLYGIEGAAVATAVSYIMANIYRTWQLYRKTGVHPFGRNYLKVLMAGLTMIIIMVTTRVNSGVMTAVAATLVAYVLYLPVILLAKTVEKEDVELLEAIEAKFGVNLRPVKKLLLRFVS, from the coding sequence GTGAGCGGCTTGGACGAAACCGGGAAGGCACTCCAGAAGGTCGCCAGAGGCATGGGGATAGTCCTCGTGGGAACGGTAATCTCGATGTTCCTCACCTTTCTGAGCAGGGCTTTGATAGCGAGGTACTTCGACAGGTACCAGTACGGCTCTTTTACGCTGACCATGACCATCATGAGCATAGCAATGACGGTAGCACTTCTCGGCCTCCAGAGCGGCCTCCCCAGGGAGATATCCCTCTACTTGAGGGAGAGAAAAGAAGACGTTCCTGCTCTAGTCTCAACCGGGCTTACGATGGCCATAATCGCGTCCGTGATAATGGCAATGGTAACAGCTTACCTCTCCCCATACATCTCCCCCCTGCTCAACGACCGCTACCTCAGCGAGACCCTCCGCCTGGCGGCCCCCGCGCTGCCCTTCATGGTTCTGACGATGCTCCTGGTCGCGATTTCCAGGGGGTACGGGAGGGTGCGCGAGAACCTGTACTTCCGCAACCTTTTGCCGCCGCTCCTCTTCTTCTTGATACTCATTACGGGCATCCTGCTGGGCTTCGGATTCACCTTTGTCTTCATCGCCTACGTTATTTCTCAATTTCTCTCATCCGGGATAGCAACCATAGGAATGATAAGGCTCGGTCTGCTCCCCAGAAGGTTGCACTTCAGCCCGAGACTGGCAAAGGAGCTCTTCTTGTTTTCCTTCCCCCTCATGCTCACCGGCATCCTCGACTACGTTATGGGGTGGACGGATTCGCTTATGCTGGGATACTACTTTAACCCCGACATTGTTGGACTCTACAATGGGGCGGCGCCGATAGCAAGGCTTTTGCCGCTCTTCCTCAACTCGATGGGCTTCCTCTACATGCCCATAGCAACGGCCTTCTTCACAAAAGGGGACATCGAGGGGATGGACAAACTCTACAGGACCACTGCCAGGTGGGTGTTCCTTCTCACGTTCCCGGTATTCATGTTTGTCTTCGTTTTCCCGGAGAGTGCTATAGGGCTATTCTTTGGGCCCAAATACGTTGAGGCCGCCACAGCCCTCAGGATCCTCTCCGCGGGCTTCATGTTCCACGTGATTATGGGCCTCAACGGCATGAGCCTCATAGCGATAGGCGAGCCGCGCGCCAACTTGATTGGGAACATATTCGCGGCAACTGCGAACATCGTTCTGAACGTCCTTCTGATACCGCTGTATGGCATTGAAGGTGCAGCCGTTGCGACGGCGGTTTCGTATATAATGGCCAACATCTACAGAACATGGCAGCTCTACAGGAAGACCGGTGTCCATCCATTTGGAAGGAACTACCTGAAGGTTCTCATGGCGGGACTGACCATGATCATCATTATGGTCACGACGAGGGTCAACAGCGGAGTAATGACCGCTGTTGCCGCAACCCTCGTGGCTTATGTTCTTTACCTCCCAGTTATACTCCTAGCGAAGACAGTGGAAAAGGAGGATGTGGAGCTCCTTGAAGCAATTGAGGCAAAGTTTGGGGTAAACCTTAGGCCAGTTAAGAAGTTGTTGCTTAGGTTTGTCTCATGA
- a CDS encoding sulfite exporter TauE/SafE family protein, whose product MNPVFVGLGLLVGFLVGLTGVGGGALMTPSLIFLGVEPLVAVGTDLLYATVTRVFGVFFHGRKGRIRYDIALRLFAGSAPAIILGGVLLRWVNREVLNEYLTVLLGAVLVASAVLSLLKGEIHLPIRPRWAYVYLLGFVVGLTVQFTSVGAGVIVSFTLMNVVRLEPKDVVGVTITYGLALSTFSFMNYASVGSVDYGIASLLVLGTIPGVYLGTHVSRNADGAKLKKAINIIILLIGLFTLMSG is encoded by the coding sequence TTGAATCCCGTATTCGTAGGATTGGGCCTCCTGGTCGGCTTCCTTGTCGGCCTCACTGGGGTCGGCGGCGGGGCGCTGATGACGCCCTCCCTCATATTCCTCGGTGTCGAGCCACTGGTGGCCGTTGGCACGGACCTCCTTTACGCCACGGTCACGAGGGTCTTCGGCGTCTTCTTCCACGGAAGAAAGGGCAGAATAAGGTACGACATAGCACTGAGGCTCTTCGCCGGGAGCGCCCCTGCGATAATCCTTGGAGGAGTGCTCCTCCGCTGGGTCAACAGGGAGGTTCTCAACGAGTACCTCACGGTTCTCCTCGGAGCTGTCCTCGTTGCGAGCGCGGTTCTGAGCCTCCTCAAGGGGGAGATTCACCTCCCAATACGGCCCAGATGGGCCTACGTCTACCTCCTCGGCTTCGTGGTCGGTCTGACCGTCCAGTTCACGTCCGTTGGAGCCGGCGTGATAGTGAGCTTTACCCTCATGAACGTGGTCAGACTCGAACCGAAGGACGTTGTCGGCGTGACGATAACCTACGGCCTGGCCCTATCAACCTTCAGCTTCATGAACTACGCGAGCGTTGGGAGCGTCGATTATGGAATAGCGTCCCTCCTCGTCCTCGGAACGATTCCTGGAGTCTACCTCGGCACCCATGTGAGCAGGAACGCGGACGGGGCGAAGCTTAAAAAGGCGATAAACATCATAATCCTGCTGATAGGGCTCTTCACACTAATGAGCGGGTGA
- the cysC gene encoding adenylyl-sulfate kinase, producing MTGLKNLEKGFTIWLTGPSGAGKTTLAVKLAKRLREMGYRVEILDGDTIRKTLYPNLGFSKEAREMHNRVVIHMAKLLSRNGVIAIVSLISPYRAVREYARKEIVDFIEVYVYAPLEVRIQRDPKGLYAKALRGEIKGLTGYDGVYEEPENPEVRVDSSKMTPEEEVEAVITKAREMGYLP from the coding sequence ATGACAGGACTCAAAAACCTTGAAAAAGGATTCACAATCTGGCTCACCGGGCCAAGCGGTGCCGGGAAGACAACTTTAGCCGTTAAGCTGGCAAAAAGGCTGAGGGAAATGGGTTACCGCGTGGAGATACTCGACGGGGACACGATAAGGAAGACCCTCTATCCGAACCTTGGCTTTTCCAAGGAAGCTAGGGAGATGCACAACAGGGTTGTAATCCACATGGCCAAGCTCCTCAGCAGGAACGGCGTCATAGCGATAGTCTCTCTGATATCGCCGTACAGGGCCGTCCGCGAGTACGCGAGGAAGGAGATAGTGGACTTTATCGAGGTCTACGTTTACGCGCCCCTTGAAGTCAGGATCCAGCGCGACCCCAAGGGGCTCTACGCCAAGGCATTGAGGGGGGAAATAAAGGGCCTCACAGGCTACGACGGGGTCTACGAGGAGCCCGAGAACCCGGAAGTTAGGGTGGACAGCTCGAAGATGACCCCCGAGGAAGAGGTCGAGGCCGTCATAACAAAGGCCCGCGAGATGGGCTACCTGCCCTGA
- a CDS encoding alkaline phosphatase family protein, with protein MEFGKKVREGMENTKRVFVIGLDSAPPELLFNRFIDDMPNVKRLLEKSVYGPMQTGIPAITIPMWMVMVTGKTPGELGLYGFRHRTGYSYTDYWIAHSRKVKEPTLWDYLGERGKESIIVGVPPTYPPKPIKGHLVSCFITPDASVDYTYPKELKGEIERLVGEYIFDVPFRKEAKDEVKEGIWEMTEKRFEVIRYLLQEKDWDYFHFVEIGLDRLHHAFWRYFDENHHLYPGKGNKYENVIPDYYKLLDKEIGETLKLIDLDETAVFIVSDHGIKAMHGNFAVNQWLAEEGLLKVRNPEVLHDGKVKRFEQIEIDWKETTAWGWGGYYSRVFLNVLGREKEGKIPLSKFEKVRDEVAEQIKSIRGPNGEKWDTKVFYPEEIYPEAKGSKPDIMVYFDNLNWRAAGTVGHPTNYLPENDTGPDDANHSEFGVFSMYLPGFDESRATQLTIYDFAPTILRLFGIEEPIKSMHGRSIL; from the coding sequence ATGGAGTTTGGAAAGAAGGTTAGGGAAGGAATGGAGAACACCAAGCGTGTCTTCGTCATAGGCCTTGATTCGGCCCCACCGGAACTTCTGTTCAACCGCTTCATTGACGACATGCCCAACGTCAAGAGGCTCCTGGAGAAGTCCGTTTACGGCCCTATGCAGACCGGGATCCCGGCGATAACAATCCCAATGTGGATGGTGATGGTCACGGGGAAGACGCCGGGCGAGCTTGGTCTCTACGGCTTCAGGCACAGGACTGGCTATTCCTACACGGACTACTGGATAGCACACAGCAGGAAGGTGAAAGAACCCACGCTCTGGGACTACCTCGGCGAGCGCGGTAAGGAGTCGATAATAGTCGGCGTCCCGCCAACGTATCCCCCCAAGCCCATTAAGGGCCACCTCGTCAGCTGTTTCATAACCCCCGATGCTAGCGTCGACTACACATATCCAAAGGAACTCAAGGGCGAGATTGAGCGCCTCGTTGGCGAGTACATATTCGACGTCCCCTTCAGGAAAGAAGCCAAGGACGAGGTGAAAGAGGGCATCTGGGAAATGACGGAAAAGCGCTTTGAGGTGATAAGGTACCTCCTCCAGGAGAAGGACTGGGACTACTTCCACTTCGTCGAGATAGGCTTGGATAGACTCCACCACGCATTCTGGCGCTACTTCGATGAAAATCACCACCTCTACCCGGGGAAGGGCAACAAGTACGAAAACGTCATCCCTGACTACTACAAGCTTCTCGATAAGGAGATAGGCGAAACCCTCAAGCTCATCGACCTCGACGAGACGGCCGTCTTCATTGTCTCCGACCACGGAATAAAGGCCATGCACGGCAACTTCGCCGTAAACCAGTGGCTGGCCGAGGAGGGGTTGCTGAAGGTCAGGAACCCAGAGGTTCTTCACGACGGGAAGGTAAAGCGCTTTGAGCAAATTGAAATCGACTGGAAGGAGACCACCGCCTGGGGATGGGGCGGCTACTACTCCCGCGTCTTCCTCAACGTCCTCGGAAGGGAGAAGGAAGGAAAGATACCGCTTTCGAAGTTCGAAAAGGTGAGAGACGAGGTAGCAGAGCAGATAAAATCTATACGCGGCCCCAACGGCGAGAAGTGGGACACAAAGGTGTTCTACCCCGAGGAAATCTACCCTGAGGCGAAGGGCAGCAAGCCGGACATAATGGTCTACTTCGACAACCTCAACTGGCGCGCGGCGGGAACCGTTGGACATCCGACCAACTACCTGCCGGAGAACGACACCGGGCCTGACGATGCCAACCACTCCGAGTTCGGGGTGTTCTCAATGTACTTGCCCGGCTTCGACGAGAGCAGGGCAACTCAGCTGACGATCTACGACTTCGCGCCAACGATACTCCGGCTCTTCGGCATAGAAGAACCGATAAAGAGTATGCACGGGAGGAGCATCCTCTGA
- a CDS encoding DHH family phosphoesterase, whose product MHLIVHHWDTDGVTSAALLVRALGLKEFTNMTAPIGEFRFDGRIWDAIERAERLYVLDFNVPDEVEKVKVPTLFIDHHTQPKIKNPLVEQVNPSLEGKYYPSCSLVVSEYFGIWNAWSALGVVGDIGEKAFELETVNELLRKANLSRTEALRLVELIDSNYIAMEREAVEEAVTVLLESEIKDLLEYEPWIKKAKAIRDAIENALSSVEEKNGFALVEFESPYNVISKVARKLVWEMNYRGAVVVNRNFHGKAQVYFRISPEEAERIDMGKVITRLRGLGTNAGGKREVLGCVCERDKIDDVLKIIEEYLR is encoded by the coding sequence ATGCACCTCATAGTTCACCACTGGGACACAGACGGGGTAACCTCGGCTGCGCTTCTCGTGAGGGCTCTTGGGCTGAAGGAGTTCACCAACATGACCGCCCCAATAGGCGAGTTCAGGTTTGACGGGCGGATATGGGACGCTATCGAAAGGGCAGAGAGGCTCTACGTCCTCGACTTCAACGTGCCTGACGAAGTGGAGAAGGTAAAGGTTCCGACGCTCTTCATCGACCACCACACCCAGCCAAAAATCAAAAACCCCCTCGTGGAGCAGGTTAACCCTTCTCTTGAGGGCAAATACTATCCCTCATGCTCGCTCGTCGTCTCGGAATACTTCGGGATATGGAACGCTTGGAGCGCCCTTGGCGTCGTTGGCGACATCGGGGAGAAGGCCTTCGAGCTAGAGACTGTTAACGAGCTCCTCCGGAAAGCAAACCTATCGCGGACGGAAGCCTTAAGGCTGGTCGAGCTAATTGACTCCAACTACATCGCGATGGAGAGGGAAGCCGTCGAGGAAGCGGTGACAGTTCTCCTTGAAAGCGAAATCAAAGACCTTCTCGAATACGAACCCTGGATCAAAAAGGCCAAGGCAATAAGGGACGCAATCGAGAACGCCCTTTCGAGCGTTGAGGAGAAGAACGGCTTTGCCCTCGTGGAGTTCGAAAGCCCCTACAACGTGATCTCAAAGGTCGCGAGAAAGCTCGTCTGGGAGATGAACTACCGGGGTGCGGTCGTCGTAAACAGGAACTTCCACGGGAAGGCTCAGGTCTACTTCCGCATCTCCCCGGAGGAGGCGGAGAGGATAGACATGGGTAAAGTCATCACTCGCCTTAGGGGGCTCGGAACGAACGCTGGCGGAAAGCGGGAGGTTCTCGGCTGCGTCTGTGAGAGGGATAAAATAGATGACGTCCTCAAAATCATTGAGGAATACCTGAGGTGA
- the sat gene encoding sulfate adenylyltransferase: MVSKPHGGKLVRRLVAERTRERILSEQKEYPRVNIDHGRAVDLENIAHGVYSPLKGFLTSDDFHSVLDHMRLSDDTPWTIPIVLDVREKTFDEGDAVLLYHDGLPIARMHVEEIYTYDKKEFAVKVFKTDDPAHPGVVRVMSMGDYLVGGEIELLNELPNPFAKYTLRPVETRILFKELGWKTIVAFQTRNAPHVGHEYVQKAALTFVDGLFINPVLGKKKKGDYRDEVIIKAYEALFKHYYPKDAATLATVRYEMRYAGPREAIHHAIMRKNFGATHFIVGRDHAGVGDYYGPYEAWEMFDNFPDLGITPMFIREAFYCRKCGGMVNAKICPHSEEFHVHISGTKLRKMIMAGEQPPEYMMRPEVYEVIRSFENPFVE; the protein is encoded by the coding sequence ATGGTATCTAAGCCCCACGGCGGCAAACTCGTTAGGAGACTCGTTGCCGAGAGGACCCGCGAGAGGATCCTGAGCGAGCAGAAGGAGTATCCACGCGTTAACATAGACCACGGGAGGGCCGTAGACCTCGAGAACATCGCCCACGGCGTCTATTCTCCACTTAAAGGATTTCTAACTAGCGACGACTTTCATAGCGTCCTCGACCACATGCGCCTGAGCGACGACACTCCATGGACGATCCCAATAGTCCTCGACGTGAGAGAGAAGACCTTCGACGAGGGCGACGCGGTTCTCCTCTACCACGACGGCCTCCCAATAGCGAGGATGCACGTCGAGGAGATTTATACCTACGACAAAAAGGAGTTCGCCGTCAAGGTCTTCAAGACCGATGACCCGGCCCATCCGGGAGTGGTCAGGGTAATGAGCATGGGCGACTACCTCGTCGGCGGCGAGATAGAGCTCCTCAACGAGCTGCCGAACCCATTCGCCAAGTACACGCTGAGGCCGGTCGAGACAAGGATCCTCTTCAAGGAGCTCGGATGGAAGACGATAGTAGCCTTCCAGACGAGGAACGCCCCCCACGTCGGCCACGAGTACGTCCAGAAAGCGGCCCTTACCTTCGTCGACGGCCTCTTTATCAACCCGGTCCTCGGCAAGAAGAAGAAGGGCGACTACAGGGACGAGGTCATAATCAAGGCCTACGAAGCCCTGTTCAAGCACTACTACCCAAAGGACGCCGCGACCCTCGCGACGGTCCGCTACGAGATGCGCTACGCTGGCCCAAGGGAGGCCATTCACCACGCGATAATGAGGAAGAACTTCGGTGCGACCCACTTCATCGTCGGCCGCGACCATGCAGGCGTCGGCGACTACTACGGGCCCTACGAGGCCTGGGAGATGTTCGACAACTTCCCTGACCTCGGCATAACCCCGATGTTCATCAGGGAGGCCTTCTACTGCAGGAAGTGCGGGGGAATGGTCAACGCCAAGATATGCCCCCACAGTGAAGAGTTCCACGTCCACATAAGCGGCACGAAGCTCAGGAAGATGATAATGGCCGGCGAGCAGCCGCCGGAGTACATGATGAGGCCCGAAGTCTACGAGGTCATCAGGAGCTTTGAGAACCCCTTCGTGGAGTGA
- a CDS encoding ribbon-helix-helix domain-containing protein — protein sequence MAEEKKYTTVSIPKPLYDKIKARIEGTGFTSVSDYVTYVLREVLASLEEEEKEEVFTEEEEEKVKERLRALGYLD from the coding sequence ATGGCTGAGGAGAAGAAGTACACGACCGTTTCCATACCGAAGCCCCTCTACGACAAGATAAAGGCCAGGATAGAGGGCACAGGGTTCACTTCGGTTTCCGACTACGTGACCTACGTCCTCCGCGAGGTCCTGGCGAGCCTCGAGGAGGAAGAGAAGGAGGAAGTCTTCACCGAAGAGGAGGAAGAGAAGGTCAAGGAGAGGCTTCGCGCCCTCGGCTACCTCGACTGA
- a CDS encoding TasA family protein, with protein sequence MKRAMVVGVLGLLVFLAGVKFGVSYFSDVAKSEGNQISTGEFDIGISRDGERFYDDYKLFSFDDLQPGEERTVDFYIKNRGDYPISFVGMVFNITDLEDGSPSKAEALVDKTPDTGELSKYLIIKDFRVSQDGDEKVLSDYIGKSLKDLNMSELQIFSGSLPENGILKVTLTVQLSPAAGNDCLTDTSKICIRITAGQ encoded by the coding sequence ATGAAACGGGCTATGGTTGTTGGAGTGCTCGGTCTCTTGGTGTTTCTGGCCGGGGTCAAGTTTGGAGTTTCGTATTTCAGCGACGTGGCCAAGTCCGAGGGAAACCAGATTTCCACCGGGGAATTTGACATTGGCATAAGCAGGGACGGAGAAAGGTTCTACGATGACTATAAGCTATTCTCCTTCGACGACCTCCAGCCGGGAGAGGAGAGGACTGTTGACTTCTATATCAAAAACCGAGGAGACTACCCGATTTCCTTCGTTGGCATGGTTTTCAACATCACCGACCTTGAGGACGGCAGCCCAAGCAAGGCTGAGGCCCTGGTTGATAAAACCCCCGATACCGGTGAGCTCAGTAAATACTTGATAATCAAGGACTTCCGCGTCTCTCAGGATGGTGATGAGAAAGTCCTCAGTGACTACATAGGGAAGAGTCTGAAGGATCTTAATATGAGCGAACTCCAGATCTTCTCGGGCTCACTTCCGGAAAATGGAATCCTAAAGGTAACTTTGACTGTTCAACTTTCCCCCGCCGCTGGCAACGACTGCCTCACCGACACTTCAAAAATCTGCATTCGGATCACCGCGGGGCAGTGA